In Mustela lutreola isolate mMusLut2 chromosome 4, mMusLut2.pri, whole genome shotgun sequence, the genomic stretch ACATGGATATTACCATTTGTTGATATTTGACACTGGTGTTGGTTGctcataaatttttaattataaaaagttaaatgatTAAAGATGAATTCTTTTCTCGAGCAGTTGGAGTGCCATTTTCACATATGTGATCTGCACATCTCTGTGTGGGCTCTTCAGATCTTAAACCACAACTTTCTAATTTTCAGATTTTAACCCTACATATTCAAATAAAGAAACGTGAAAGACAGGGGTTTGCATAGGCACTGGTGCCCAGAGATTAATCTGCAGTTAGATATACACGGGCCTCAAGTAACTTGAAGCCATGCACACATCTGTTTCACCTTTCCTGCCCTCTGCTCACAACCTCAGAACACAAAACTAGTCAAGTAAAGGACAGTGTACTAAATCGAGATTAAttatgaagaagagaaaacaaggttTGGAGTCATTGGGATCTTCTGAAAGGATATAGTTTCCAGCTACTTACGGTCATTGGAATCTGGATTTGGCAGATGGATAAGTATATAGAAAGTATAAttaagtggcacctgggtggctcagtggtttaaagcctctgccttcagctcaggtcatgatcccagggtcctgggatcgagccctgcattgggctctctgctcagcggggagcctgcttgctcctctcttctttgcctgcctctctgcctgcttgtggtctctctctgtcaaataaataaaatctgaaaaaataaaagaataagtaatATAAGTATATGCATATTACTTTTATGTATAAAACCTTCATTTTGTTACTGTTGGGGACAAAGCTATTATTTCCAGACAAAATGGTTTTACTTTTCAGTGAAATGAAAGACCTATACCACATTAACCAAAGtcagaaatatataaagtatacttTCATTTGAAGAGCAGGAAGTTCTATATTTTATTCCTTAGGTGACATTAATGATTATAGTTCCCCATCTCTGCCAGTGGCCAACCATTGAAGTCTCTCTGGgctttagtttccttatttgtaaaacattTGCAAGACAAGGGagttgaaataacattttttggGTATTAAAATCTGAGGACCTCAAACTCTTCAGTGATACTCCGCGTAAAATTCCTCTTCAATTAATTGGAGGTCAGCTTTCTCAATCAACTACAGGGTGTCTCTACATATGTAAttagtatacacatacacatgttgATATTTCCTCTCTGCATTTACTTTCACTCTAGAGAATGCTTATGAAATCTTTGTGGCCATGTATCTTGGCTGGGCTGCTAATAAAGTCTGTGACCTTGCTACTTTCTAGGTTACCAGTGAGAAgctgtgcagagcccaacatgagcTTCATTTCCAAGCGGCCACCTATCTCTGCCTCCTACGCAGCATTCGAGAACACGTGGCCCTTCATCAGGAATTTCATGGCAAGGGTGAGCGCTCAGTGGAGGAGTCCGCTGGCTTAGTGGGTCTCAAGTTACCCCAGCAGCCTGGAGGGAAGGGCTGGGAGCCATGAGAATGGAGAGAGTCCTTGGATGCTGCCATCATACAAGAATTTAATCATCTTTCAATATGtatttatcattaaatttttgtttaagtttagggtttttctctgtaattttgGTGACCGAGTGTTTCTTAGGGAGGTTTCATCCTTTCAGTGAATTTACTGAACTTCTTGTATTAGGCTGATTGATGCTTCTGATCTACATTtagaactattatttttattttcaaagtatgcAAACTTACTGTTTTAAGTAACTCAAATggtacagaatataaaataaaaggtgtCTTTTTTCTTATCCCTTGTCCCTACGCTGTTGCATCCCCATTACCAGGTGGAAGCTGTTGCTAACAGTTTGGTGTGTATCTTTCCAGATATTTCCTATATACGAGCATACAATTATATacgtacatacatgcatacatacatatatacgctttatttaaaaatacacaaatatatgttTAAGGTTCCAACAGAAAGGAGTAACAGATAGGGTTACTGCAGGGAGTTAATGAAGGGGTATATATAGAAAAGTGTGGGCTGAATTACAGTGGGCTGAAGCCTCCAGGGGCTAGCACCATTTGGGGACTATTACCTCCACAGGGTGACAGAATTGACCCTTGTCAGTATAGGAAGATGGCCACCACTCAGGCGGCGGGGAGGGAGTCTACAGAGAGGGAGATGGACTGAGCGTACTGACTTCTGCCTTCTAATCTGTGAAACTGCTCTTCCTCTTGAATTGTCTGTCAGTGTGAAAGGCTCTACCATGCCCTTGGCTGACCAAGTAAATGCTGACTTCATTCTGTGTTCTTGTCCCCCTCCTCTCCATATCGAATCGGCACTTTCTGCTTCTGCGGTGTCCTACTGTCCTTTCCCCCACCGGTCCTCATTGCCTCTCTCCTAGTTCAAGCACTGATGATCTTTTGGCTGAACTATTACACTGTTCTCCTCAATCTTCTCTTTGCTTCTAACATCCTCAAACAGAAATTACTCTTTCTGTCAATCAGCAGCAGGCTTTGTACCCACTTCGTGGTCCATGTCAGTGTCTCATAGGCATGTCTTAAGACTTCTTTTTCCCTGGACTGCAGGGTGCTAAAGAGTAAGGATCATGTCTGATTCATCACTGTGGTCTCCAAAGCACCTTCCACAGTTGACTGTACACGTAGTATTTTGAATACACGGCTCAGTAAGTACTACTCACACGGAGGCGTCCGACCTGAACGGATCTATTCATAAAGCAGTTCAAAACACCATACGAGATTAAAACGAAAACAGCAGTATTATGAGGTCAAACAAGCATTTATTCAATTAATGGATCAAAAAGATAGaaatacttaacattttttcGCTTGCTTTATTTCATGAGTAGAATATTATCTGAAGATGTTTTACTTTGGTAAAATGAAGAGAGCAGGAGGATTAGAGTAGGTTGATGCtttgatttcctttatttatttattctttaaaattttatttatttatttatttatttgacagacagagatcacaggtaggcagagaggcaggcagagagagaggaagggaagcaggctccctgccgagtagaaaGCCCGAGGCCATGCGggtctcgaccccaggaccctgagatcatgacctgagccaaaggcagaggctttaaaccactggccacacaggtgccccatatttatcctaggatcctgagatcctgacctgagctgaaggcagaggtttaacccactgagccgcccaggtgcccccgccaccgcctttttaaaagattttatttatttatttgagagagggagaggaagcagcagactccctgctgagcacagcacCCAACTTTGGGCTcagtcctggggctccaggatcatgacctgagctgaaggtagacgcttaatccaccaggccacccaggtgcccctctggaataaatcttttttttttttttttttttttaagattttatttatttatttgacagagagaaatcacaagtagatggagaggcaggcagagagagagagagagggaagcaggctctcagcagagagcccgatgtgggactcgatcccaggaccctgagatcatgacctgagccgaaggcaccggcttaacccactgagccacccaggcgcccctggaataaatctttttataaaaagataaagatgcttgggtggctcaattggttaagtgtctgactcagctcaggtcacaatctcatgagtcatgagatggagcccccacattgggttccatgctcagcagcgagtctgtttaaggattctgtccctctgcctctcccccactctctcccaaaataaataataaatcttaaaaataaataaaaacactcaatTTTTTACACAAATACCTTTACAGCTACTACCTCTTCACAAATTAAGTCATTTAATAAATTGTACTCATTTTCTACGTTTtcgtgttttttaaaagttttttatttaagtaatctcttcactcaacatggggcttgaactcagaaccccaagatcaagagtcacatgtttctctgactgagccagcgaggcacccctcattttctacattttaaaacatgaaataggCTGTAGTGacgtataatttatataataaatatacccATTTTAAATGTGCAGGTCAGTGAATAAAGACAAGTGCACACATCTGTGTAATAACCCCattaaaactatagaacatttccatcagaCCAAAAGTTGCCCTGTGCCCCTCTGTCGTCtattccccttccccacccctggtTGCTGTCAGCATAAATTAGTTTGGCCTGCTTAGGAATTTCATCCAAATGCACTCTATAGTATGTACTCTGGAGTAGGCTTCTTTTGCTTAACATACTAATTTTGAGATTAATAATCCGTGTTGCatcattttctgcatttttcactgCCCAATCATCCTCAGTCCACTGTAATCTGGTTTCTGCCCCTCCACTCTACCTGAACTGCTTCGCAAGGTTACAAATGACCTTCAGGTCATTAAACTCAGGGATCATTCTTTACCTTGCTTGATCTCTAGGaagggtcttgaactcatgataTCGAGCTCAAGTGTTCAATGCTTTACTTACTGAGCCAATTCGGTGCCACTCTAGGAAGCATTTGACACTAATgaccattcttttttcttgtctttgatGACATcacattcttgttttcttctcttgctctagCCATCTGTCTTCAGTTTACGCTCCTGCATGTCCCTAATATGTTTGCATTGTTCAGGTTCAAGTCTAGGTTGTTACCTCACACGTGATATGCTTTCCCTGGGTGAAATCACCTCTACTTCCCAGGCTTCAATTATCATGAACAGGCTACCTCCAGTCCAAGCCCTCCTCTAGCCCTCTATGTCCAGCTGCTTCAAAGACAACACCACTTAGATGATTCAAAGGCATCTCAAATTCAAAGCATCCAAAATGGAACCTCATCATCTTCCCCTATAAGTCTCCTCTGATACTGACACCTGTACTCAGTCGTTCAAAGCAGAAAACAGGGTCATTCTTGACTGCTTTCTCCTTCATACCCTCAGTTAAATAATCACTGAATTAATTAGATTCTACTTCCTAAGAATCCCCTGAATCTCTCTAATACTCTAGTCCAGACCTCTTATCTCTTATTCCTCTTCCTTGAACTACTTGCTTGTCCCTTGTAAATGTAGCACATAAAGGCACAAATTTGGCTTCAGGGCACTTGCCAGTTGTGTAGGTAATAGCTTTGTATTGAAACTGAGCTACACTTTTGGTGGGTTTTTAGGGTTAACACAAAGTCTAGGGCCCACCAGGGTAGGCACTCTAAAAAATCCGCATCCACTTGAATCTAGAACCCTGAAGTTCACCCTCAAAGATGAACTGTAAGTAAAAAAATCCTTGCCAGATTCTCAGctgatttttttgtcattttgatgGTCAAGAGGAATTGAGGCCTTGAACCTGTATTACAGTGGTCCTTGACTAGTAAGGTCTACAGTTAcctatcagaaaaataaaaagctttggagGAAGATAGCATAATATCCTACTTTGGTTTGTATTATTCctgtatgtaatttttaaaaaagatttatttgtttatttatttgacagagagaaatcataagtaggcagagaggcaggcaaagggagagggggaagcaggctccccactgagcagagagcccgatgcggggcttgatcccaggaccctgagcccattACCTGaggcgaagacagaggcttaacccactgagccacccaggcacccctcttatatgtaatttttcaaaaatatggcTCAACATATAAAGATAACCAGAcatacaagaaaacaaagagtccATGAGTGAAAACCAGCAGAAACAACAGGCAACAGAAATATAACTACAAAAAACTTCAGATAATTGGATTTAGCAAACTCAGATTACAAAGAAATTATGTTCAGTAGCGTCAAAGAATAGCCAGGCTTGGAAATTTTACCAGGGAATCAAAAACTATTAAGAAATGACATAGTAGACttgaaaaagaaaccaataaaaattctagaactgaaaaaataaataattcagttgATCTATTTAACAGCAGACTAGATACAGCTGAAAGGAGACTAATGAACTATCACATTTGTCAAAATATCAAGAAGACAGCTTGGCAAGACAAGGTAGAAAATGGAGACTAAAGAGATTACAGTGAAAACCGTCTAATAAACACTTGGGAGTTTCAGAAGTGGATGCGTGAGAAACAATATTTAAGAATAGctaaacatggggtgcctgggtggctcagtgggctaaagcctctgcctttggctcaggtcatgatcccagggtcctggagtcaagccccgaattgggctctctgctcagcagggagcctgcttcccttcctctctgtctgcctctctgcctgcttgtgatctctgtctgttgaatgaataaataaaatcttaaaaaaaaaaaaaaaaagctgaatgaaccctaaaagcagaaaaaaaactaATCCACACCCAGA encodes the following:
- the FMC1 gene encoding protein FMC1 homolog; its protein translation is MAALGSPARTLRGLLRELRYMNEATGRPYRDTAAYRYLVKAFRAHRVTSEKLCRAQHELHFQAATYLCLLRSIREHVALHQEFHGKGERSVEESAGLVGLKLPQQPGGKGWEP